One genomic window of Paenibacillus xylanilyticus includes the following:
- a CDS encoding HAD hydrolase-like protein: MSQSLIFDMDGTLFQTDKILELSLEDTFNHLRARHEWFTSTPIDQYREIMGVPLPKVWETLLPQHSAEVRELTDAYFLERLIHNIRNGKGALYPNVKEIFTYFKNRDFSIYIASNGLTEYLRAIVEYYRLDHWVTETFSIQQIQSLNKSDLVQQIIVKYGISNGAVIGDRLSDIHAAKDNGLVAVGCNFDFAKSDELSQADIVIDDLIELKEYFSH, translated from the coding sequence ATGTCACAATCACTTATATTTGATATGGATGGAACGTTGTTTCAAACAGATAAAATTTTAGAATTATCACTTGAAGATACGTTTAATCATTTAAGAGCACGACATGAATGGTTTACTTCTACACCAATTGATCAATATCGAGAAATTATGGGGGTGCCGCTGCCCAAGGTATGGGAAACGCTATTACCCCAGCATTCTGCAGAGGTGAGAGAATTAACGGACGCGTATTTCCTGGAAAGATTAATACATAACATAAGAAATGGTAAGGGGGCTCTATACCCTAACGTAAAAGAAATATTCACCTACTTTAAAAATAGAGATTTCTCCATTTACATAGCAAGTAATGGTTTGACTGAATATCTCAGAGCCATTGTTGAGTATTATCGCTTGGATCATTGGGTTACGGAGACGTTTAGCATTCAGCAAATTCAATCGTTGAATAAATCTGATCTTGTACAGCAGATTATCGTCAAATATGGAATTTCGAATGGAGCCGTAATAGGGGACCGCCTATCGGATATTCATGCTGCCAAAGACAACGGTTTAGTAGCGGTCGGATGTAATTTTGATTTTGCCAAAAGTGATGAGCTTTCACAGGCTGATATCGTTATCGATGATCTAATCGAGTTAAAAGAGTATTTTTCTCACTGA
- a CDS encoding amidohydrolase family protein, producing the protein MFNPVIDVHHHIISREMQRKQKELGMEIPSFMPKWTPEIGLEKMGVADISFSFLSAPSDLTFIDQPSANTLARKMNEELASYAQQYPEKYGAFATLPLPDAEAALEETIYALDILGLDGVAMLSSYQGKYLSHPDYAELLSELDRRSAVVFLHPILIPQKIAGLSPALLEGTFDTTRAVTTMAVHHIFDQYPSIRFILPHTGGMVPYIKWRIALAAIGQDSIQVEATPELFEAEMAKLDHLYYDSTLNLGTIQKLIGPDRILFGADIPWPTDSVLRMQRESVLHEAMQISEDNMKAIAYGNAFRLFPRISKFYERVTLN; encoded by the coding sequence ATGTTTAATCCCGTTATTGATGTGCATCATCATATCATTTCTAGAGAAATGCAAAGAAAGCAGAAGGAGCTTGGCATGGAGATTCCAAGTTTTATGCCGAAGTGGACGCCTGAGATTGGACTTGAGAAAATGGGTGTAGCCGACATTTCGTTTTCGTTTCTTTCGGCCCCGTCAGATCTGACATTCATTGACCAGCCATCTGCCAATACGCTTGCGCGGAAGATGAATGAAGAACTTGCTTCGTATGCTCAGCAGTATCCAGAAAAGTATGGTGCATTCGCTACGCTGCCGCTCCCGGATGCTGAAGCTGCCCTGGAAGAAACTATATATGCGCTAGATATCCTTGGACTGGATGGAGTTGCAATGCTCTCTAGCTATCAAGGTAAATATTTAAGTCATCCAGATTACGCTGAACTGCTGAGCGAGTTGGATAGACGTAGTGCGGTTGTGTTTCTGCACCCGATTCTCATTCCCCAGAAAATTGCCGGACTGAGTCCTGCGCTGCTTGAAGGCACCTTTGATACGACGCGTGCTGTCACTACGATGGCGGTTCATCACATTTTCGACCAATACCCTTCAATTCGGTTTATTCTTCCTCATACAGGAGGCATGGTTCCATATATCAAATGGAGGATTGCCCTTGCTGCCATAGGGCAGGATTCCATCCAAGTGGAAGCAACGCCGGAACTATTCGAAGCCGAAATGGCCAAACTGGACCATCTCTACTATGATTCCACGCTGAACCTCGGCACAATCCAAAAGTTAATTGGGCCGGATCGGATTCTGTTCGGTGCGGATATTCCCTGGCCAACAGACAGCGTGCTTCGCATGCAGCGGGAGTCGGTACTTCATGAAGCTATGCAAATTAGCGAAGATAACATGAAGGCGATTGCTTACGGCAACGCATTTCGACTCTTTCCCCGCATAAGTAAGTTTTACGAAAGAGTGACACTGAACTAA
- a CDS encoding ABC transporter substrate-binding protein, with the protein MYKQRRFVGFTLVVSLFGVLLTACGNSSSEEESVRGNDAETGLYEVVMTYPAFGDVTDVKEVQDAISEITAEKVGATVKLLPVNGSNYANQMNLMLAGSDKLDLVYTSVWFGLESQISRGQLLPMDEHLNEFGQKILEAIPGEAVEAGRMNGETYGVPSIKAWALSPSFVMSKELADKHGIDLASIKTWSDISGVLQRIKDKEPGVTPIVSYTSQETPGQAMLNFDPLGTAPGVLDFNGTDYTVQNLFATERFSTMADLMREWYEKGYFSKDVATSQETGSNLIKAGKAFSYIRNINECYSESLAAGTELACVPLEDSYMTRNSVASNMMSLARNSEKPDKAIQVLELFYSDEAVINLFTNGIEGKHYVKQSDGLIAKPDGVSSTGYDSNQYAVGNNFLSYIWEGNDPDMWEVLKSENESAVKSRAMGFSFDINPVKTQITSVTNVQNQYDAGFQTGTFDPAELPAYIEKLKSAGVDKILEEKQNQLNQWLENK; encoded by the coding sequence ATGTATAAACAAAGAAGGTTCGTAGGTTTCACGCTGGTGGTTTCCTTGTTTGGTGTTTTACTAACAGCATGCGGAAATTCGAGCAGCGAGGAGGAATCGGTACGCGGAAATGATGCAGAAACCGGCTTGTACGAAGTGGTCATGACGTATCCGGCTTTTGGTGACGTGACGGATGTCAAGGAGGTCCAGGATGCCATTAGTGAAATTACAGCTGAGAAAGTAGGTGCTACGGTTAAGCTCCTGCCTGTAAATGGCTCCAATTATGCGAATCAGATGAACTTGATGCTGGCTGGCAGCGACAAACTGGATCTGGTGTATACCAGTGTCTGGTTCGGTCTGGAATCTCAGATCAGCAGGGGGCAGCTGCTGCCTATGGACGAACATTTGAACGAATTCGGCCAAAAGATTCTGGAAGCCATTCCGGGAGAAGCGGTGGAAGCCGGAAGAATGAATGGTGAAACCTATGGCGTTCCAAGCATCAAAGCCTGGGCACTATCTCCAAGTTTTGTGATGAGCAAGGAGCTGGCTGATAAGCATGGTATCGACCTAGCGTCCATTAAGACATGGAGTGATATCTCGGGTGTGCTGCAGCGTATCAAGGATAAAGAGCCGGGAGTCACACCAATTGTTAGTTATACCTCTCAGGAAACTCCTGGACAGGCTATGCTGAATTTCGATCCTTTGGGAACAGCGCCTGGCGTACTGGATTTCAATGGAACGGATTACACCGTACAGAATCTCTTTGCTACCGAACGCTTCTCAACGATGGCCGATCTGATGCGTGAATGGTACGAGAAAGGTTATTTCAGCAAAGATGTTGCAACATCCCAGGAAACGGGATCCAACCTGATCAAGGCGGGCAAAGCCTTCTCCTATATCCGGAATATCAATGAGTGTTACTCGGAATCACTGGCGGCAGGGACAGAGCTTGCATGTGTTCCCCTGGAGGATTCGTATATGACGCGAAACAGCGTAGCTTCCAACATGATGTCTTTGGCGAGAAACAGTGAGAAGCCGGACAAGGCCATTCAGGTTTTGGAACTGTTCTACTCGGACGAAGCAGTCATTAATTTGTTCACGAATGGCATCGAGGGCAAGCATTATGTTAAACAGAGCGATGGCCTCATTGCCAAGCCGGACGGTGTGAGCTCAACAGGCTATGATTCCAATCAGTACGCAGTTGGCAACAATTTTCTATCCTATATCTGGGAAGGGAATGACCCGGATATGTGGGAGGTGTTAAAGAGTGAAAATGAAAGTGCCGTAAAATCAAGGGCGATGGGATTCAGCTTCGATATCAATCCGGTCAAAACGCAAATTACATCGGTAACCAATGTCCAGAATCAGTATGACGCTGGATTTCAGACAGGAACGTTTGACCCGGCAGAATTGCCAGCGTATATCGAAAAATTAAAGAGTGCAGGCGTTGACAAAATATTGGAAGAAAAGCAAAACCAGCTAAACCAATGGCTTGAAAACAAATAA
- a CDS encoding carbohydrate ABC transporter permease, which translates to MVNLYSNRVYQITVHFVLITMAIAAAFPFLLLISASLTEEQTIIRNGYSLIPDQFSFDAYVYLFNQYSLILRSYGITTFITMVGTLLGLLITTLIAYPLSRNVLPFRSFLSFFVFFTLLFNGGLVPMYLVYTDLFHLKDTIWSLIIPNLLTNGFYILLMRSFFSTSIPGEIVESAYVDGASEWVIYYKIVLPLALPSLATIGLMLMISYWNDWFNGLIFINDGSLYSIQNLLNRMLSDVQYLQQNSLSGKTAVASSVPLASVRMAIAVIGVLPLIAAYPFFQKFFVKGLTIGAVKG; encoded by the coding sequence GTGGTCAACTTGTATTCAAATCGAGTTTATCAAATAACGGTTCACTTCGTGCTCATCACGATGGCAATTGCAGCAGCATTTCCGTTCCTGCTCCTTATATCCGCTTCACTTACCGAGGAACAAACCATCATTAGAAATGGATATAGCTTAATTCCAGATCAATTCAGTTTCGACGCTTATGTGTACTTGTTCAATCAGTATTCATTGATTCTGCGCTCGTACGGAATTACCACGTTCATCACGATGGTGGGAACCCTTCTTGGCCTTCTGATTACAACCCTCATCGCTTATCCATTATCGAGAAATGTGCTTCCGTTTCGTTCGTTCCTGTCCTTCTTTGTATTTTTCACCCTGCTTTTCAATGGCGGGCTCGTGCCCATGTACCTGGTGTATACGGACCTCTTCCATTTGAAAGACACCATCTGGTCCTTGATCATCCCGAATCTACTGACTAATGGCTTCTACATTTTATTGATGCGCAGCTTCTTCTCCACGTCAATTCCCGGTGAAATTGTGGAGTCGGCTTACGTGGATGGCGCGAGTGAATGGGTCATTTATTACAAAATTGTTCTCCCGCTTGCGCTTCCCAGTCTGGCTACGATTGGTCTGATGCTCATGATTTCGTACTGGAACGATTGGTTTAACGGTCTGATCTTCATCAATGACGGAAGCCTGTACAGTATTCAGAACCTGCTTAACCGCATGTTGTCCGATGTTCAGTATTTACAGCAGAACAGTTTGTCCGGCAAGACGGCTGTCGCTTCATCCGTACCTCTTGCAAGCGTGAGAATGGCTATTGCCGTCATCGGTGTACTGCCGCTTATTGCAGCCTATCCGTTTTTCCAGAAGTTCTTCGTTAAAGGGTTGACCATTGGTGCTGTAAAAGGCTAA
- a CDS encoding ABC transporter permease, with the protein MRRSTFAYRIQNIKRHWLLLVMILPGIIYLFINNYLPMFGIIIAFKNVNFAKGIWGSDWVGFDNFAYLFQTQDAWVITRNTLLYNGAFIVLGTILSIAVAVLLNEVRKRFVSRLYQSIILLPYLISMVIVAYLVLALLNEENGFVNHYVLPWLGIDSVSWYADAGKWPYILSVVYLWKNVGYTCIVYLASIVGISQEYYESATLDGASKWRQVWSITLPLIKPTMVILVLLSVGRIFNSDFGLFYQVPLNSGALQTTTDVIDTYVYRGLMTFGDFGMSSAAGLYQSIVGFVLVLTTNAFVRRKDKDLALF; encoded by the coding sequence ATGCGTCGTAGTACCTTTGCATACCGCATTCAAAACATAAAAAGGCATTGGTTGCTATTGGTCATGATCTTACCAGGCATCATCTATCTGTTCATCAACAACTACTTGCCGATGTTTGGCATTATCATTGCGTTTAAAAATGTTAATTTCGCAAAGGGGATATGGGGAAGTGACTGGGTAGGTTTTGATAACTTCGCCTACTTGTTCCAAACGCAGGATGCCTGGGTGATTACCCGAAACACGTTATTGTACAATGGCGCGTTTATCGTGCTTGGAACGATACTCTCAATCGCTGTAGCAGTGTTGCTAAACGAAGTAAGAAAAAGATTCGTCTCCCGCTTGTATCAGAGCATTATTTTACTCCCTTACCTCATCTCTATGGTTATAGTCGCTTATTTGGTACTAGCCTTGCTAAATGAGGAGAATGGGTTCGTCAACCATTACGTACTTCCTTGGCTGGGGATCGATTCGGTGTCGTGGTATGCAGACGCAGGGAAATGGCCCTACATATTAAGTGTCGTGTACCTGTGGAAAAATGTTGGTTATACCTGCATCGTCTATCTGGCCTCCATCGTAGGCATCAGCCAGGAGTATTACGAATCGGCTACGTTGGACGGAGCTTCCAAGTGGAGACAAGTTTGGAGCATCACCCTTCCTCTGATTAAACCCACAATGGTTATTCTGGTTCTCCTTTCGGTTGGACGCATCTTCAATTCCGATTTTGGACTGTTCTATCAGGTCCCGTTGAATTCAGGTGCACTGCAAACCACTACGGATGTCATTGACACTTATGTTTACCGCGGATTGATGACTTTCGGGGACTTCGGGATGTCATCTGCAGCTGGACTGTATCAGTCCATCGTCGGTTTTGTATTAGTCTTGACGACCAATGCGTTCGTTCGCCGAAAAGACAAGGATCTGGCGCTGTTTTAG
- a CDS encoding amidohydrolase family protein — MEKQLTIVKNVKWADDLFNLTINRMTGTIISIETASTDAEVASGGTNHQEANVFEAEGLHYVPPMADMHIHLDKHFLGEPWKTLQPFVTLPGQLEFEKRMLGELPTGAGERAKRLLDLMLAQGTAKIRTHVDVDPQIGLSHLEEILEVRELYSGRMDMEIVAFPQQGLLRSESVAVMRQALRAGADYVGGVDPAGLDRRVDASLEAMFELGAEFAAGIDLHLHDPDHLGTYTIDRFADLTEQAGMSGRTSVSHAYCLGQVSEAEVRSLAEKLCANGVSIMTSAPIDRPMPPIKLLLEAGVAVHVGSDNILDSWSPFGNGDMLSRGSRLAEASGWVEDHWLLETYKLISNAPLTPKVGDRGDFSLVHALNAMHALAAAPPREAVFSGGVLVGGRAFPTSRQMAEIHS, encoded by the coding sequence ATGGAGAAACAGTTAACCATCGTTAAAAATGTCAAATGGGCAGATGATCTGTTCAATCTAACGATTAATCGAATGACAGGAACGATCATCAGCATTGAAACAGCCTCAACTGATGCAGAGGTTGCATCTGGAGGTACCAACCATCAAGAGGCAAATGTCTTCGAAGCGGAAGGTTTACATTACGTTCCGCCTATGGCAGATATGCATATCCACCTGGACAAACATTTTCTTGGCGAGCCGTGGAAGACACTGCAGCCCTTTGTCACCCTGCCTGGCCAATTGGAATTCGAGAAACGCATGCTGGGAGAACTTCCGACCGGAGCAGGAGAACGTGCTAAACGGTTACTCGATTTAATGCTGGCCCAAGGTACGGCCAAGATCCGAACGCACGTTGACGTTGATCCGCAAATCGGCCTCTCGCATCTTGAGGAGATATTGGAAGTTCGCGAATTATATAGCGGCCGCATGGATATGGAGATCGTTGCGTTTCCTCAACAAGGACTACTTCGATCCGAGTCTGTAGCTGTCATGCGGCAAGCACTCCGGGCTGGAGCCGACTATGTAGGTGGTGTCGATCCGGCCGGGCTGGACCGCCGAGTGGACGCCAGCCTGGAAGCGATGTTTGAGCTGGGGGCAGAATTTGCTGCGGGAATCGACTTACATCTGCACGACCCGGATCACCTCGGAACATACACGATCGATCGCTTCGCTGATTTAACGGAACAAGCAGGCATGTCCGGCCGCACTTCAGTGAGCCACGCCTATTGTTTGGGTCAGGTTAGTGAAGCAGAGGTTCGTTCATTGGCAGAAAAGCTGTGTGCGAATGGCGTATCCATTATGACAAGTGCACCTATCGATAGACCTATGCCGCCCATTAAACTATTGCTGGAAGCGGGAGTAGCTGTACATGTCGGTTCAGATAATATTCTGGATTCGTGGAGTCCATTCGGCAATGGCGATATGCTCTCACGTGGATCACGTCTCGCTGAAGCCTCCGGTTGGGTAGAAGACCACTGGCTGCTTGAGACATACAAGCTTATTTCCAATGCGCCGTTAACTCCAAAAGTGGGTGATCGTGGCGATTTCTCCCTAGTACATGCTTTGAATGCAATGCATGCCCTGGCAGCGGCACCTCCACGAGAAGCGGTATTCTCGGGTGGTGTGCTTGTTGGAGGCCGTGCGTTCCCGACCAGCAGGCAGATGGCAGAAATCCATTCATAA
- a CDS encoding amidohydrolase family protein: MVDLLITDTVLSKDGRRMDVGVSSGKIAFISPSGEGISEAMNVIQAKGGLLLPGLVEPHIHLEKAYLLDVMDRDADSLQDAIQITAKLKSSFTDEDMNERSLAVIRQAVRNGVTHMRCHAEVDPILGLKAMESALHLKQSLRDQLDLQVVAFPQEGVFRSPGTEELMEEALRMGADVVGGITYQDECLEDHLDFAFGLAEKYGKPLDFHTDFSDNPKDRAIADIARRTLITGMQGQVSAGHVTSLGSLPEHEAMDIAELLHRAGITVITLPMTDLFLNGRGDAEGQRRGLTPVKLLQECSVNVAIGVNNVRNAFTPFGKADPLEVAWLLAVTSYMGGERDALALIRMLTYNAAQALGIKNYGMKVGAPADMVLFQERSERDVLLDKPEKRIVWKSGVQVGDRVQKQ, from the coding sequence ATGGTTGATTTGCTTATTACTGATACCGTGTTATCCAAGGATGGAAGGCGAATGGATGTGGGGGTATCCTCAGGTAAAATTGCATTTATCTCACCATCCGGTGAAGGGATATCGGAAGCGATGAATGTCATTCAAGCCAAAGGAGGCTTACTGCTGCCCGGCTTGGTCGAGCCGCATATTCACCTGGAAAAAGCCTATTTACTGGATGTTATGGATCGGGATGCAGATTCTCTCCAAGACGCAATTCAGATAACGGCTAAACTGAAAAGTTCTTTTACAGACGAGGACATGAACGAGCGCTCGCTTGCTGTCATTCGTCAAGCTGTCCGCAACGGCGTTACCCATATGCGCTGCCATGCCGAGGTTGATCCGATTCTGGGTCTCAAGGCTATGGAGTCGGCTCTCCATCTGAAACAATCTCTAAGAGATCAACTGGATCTGCAGGTGGTTGCCTTTCCCCAAGAAGGCGTATTCAGAAGTCCTGGGACAGAAGAGTTAATGGAGGAAGCGCTGCGTATGGGGGCTGACGTCGTCGGAGGAATCACTTATCAGGATGAATGCCTGGAAGATCACTTGGATTTTGCATTTGGTCTGGCAGAAAAATACGGAAAACCGCTGGATTTTCATACGGATTTTTCGGACAATCCCAAGGACCGTGCCATTGCGGACATAGCCAGAAGGACACTTATCACAGGAATGCAGGGACAGGTATCTGCCGGACATGTAACCTCGCTCGGTTCTCTGCCTGAGCATGAAGCCATGGATATCGCGGAACTTCTGCATCGTGCAGGGATCACCGTTATTACGCTGCCGATGACCGACCTGTTTTTGAATGGCCGGGGAGATGCGGAAGGGCAGCGCAGAGGCTTGACGCCTGTGAAATTGCTGCAGGAATGCAGTGTGAATGTAGCAATTGGCGTCAACAATGTCCGCAACGCATTTACACCGTTTGGCAAAGCGGATCCGTTAGAGGTCGCCTGGCTTCTTGCAGTAACTTCGTATATGGGCGGGGAACGGGATGCCCTTGCGTTGATCAGGATGCTGACGTATAACGCAGCTCAGGCATTGGGTATTAAGAATTATGGAATGAAGGTAGGCGCTCCGGCAGATATGGTGTTATTCCAGGAACGATCCGAAAGGGATGTACTGCTGGATAAGCCGGAAAAGCGAATCGTTTGGAAATCGGGTGTGCAGGTGGGCGATAGGGTTCAAAAGCAATAG
- a CDS encoding PucR family transcriptional regulator — MLLIDLLNNGIYDDARVITGHKGLTREVQTVNIMDCPDIIRFLRPNELLLTNGYFMKQQPEVFIHLIRDMQRLRCSGLAIKTKRFELPIPDEILHEADRIEFPIIEISDVCLSLGEILQRSTSVILNNKSDELQYALSIHKKFSEMIMRGKGISGIVQSLSKLLSSPVILLNNKWKTIAATNQNAIITELTSAAVSALHGLSDTSSPTSLCLINSSLRERSCMLVYPVKTYRHEGYLLSFHTPDQWTGLYGLTLEQASNVIGMELTKSQAVKERSRRHKNEFFSDLIEGYITFEQEALNRGKKYGLRKGYSCVVLAIRNDEAAALKGDNLTEQEEQYEHIKRHFGALEHSFTMFTKHDTYCILLSIPESGWDEAKLTEHLTGMLKHLHQENGMCMSVGIGKPAMNVLGVRHSYTEAVNALQFGYRFKRKQFVQSYQAKDIGYLFHMLPHDELKQFYESTLDGLLQIADESERKELLRTLNAFYETQCQLVETSKQLFVHRNTVVYRLEKCERLLDVKLKDPAESLRIRIALAIEPLLLQKV, encoded by the coding sequence GTGCTGCTGATAGATTTGCTCAATAACGGCATTTACGATGATGCCAGAGTGATTACTGGGCACAAGGGTCTTACGCGCGAGGTTCAAACCGTTAACATTATGGACTGTCCAGATATCATACGGTTTTTGAGGCCAAACGAACTCTTGCTGACCAACGGTTATTTCATGAAACAGCAACCTGAAGTGTTCATTCACCTGATCAGGGACATGCAGCGGCTTCGCTGCTCCGGTTTGGCCATCAAAACCAAGCGTTTTGAACTTCCGATCCCTGATGAAATATTACATGAAGCCGACCGTATCGAATTTCCTATCATTGAAATTTCCGATGTATGTCTATCCCTTGGTGAGATTTTGCAACGATCGACCAGTGTTATTCTGAACAATAAGAGCGACGAACTCCAATATGCACTTAGCATTCACAAAAAATTCTCCGAAATGATCATGCGAGGCAAAGGAATTTCCGGCATTGTCCAGTCCTTGTCCAAACTGCTCTCATCCCCAGTCATCCTGTTAAACAACAAATGGAAAACCATTGCTGCCACCAATCAAAATGCAATTATTACTGAGCTTACTTCAGCTGCAGTTAGTGCACTTCACGGATTGTCCGACACCTCCAGCCCGACTTCATTGTGCTTAATCAACTCATCCCTGCGGGAACGCAGCTGCATGCTCGTATATCCGGTAAAAACGTATCGTCACGAAGGCTATTTGTTATCTTTTCATACGCCGGATCAATGGACTGGTCTGTACGGTTTAACGCTTGAACAAGCCTCCAACGTCATTGGAATGGAGCTAACCAAATCCCAAGCAGTCAAGGAACGTTCCCGCAGGCACAAAAACGAGTTTTTTTCCGATTTGATCGAGGGGTATATTACTTTCGAGCAGGAAGCGCTGAACCGCGGCAAGAAATACGGGCTTAGAAAGGGGTATTCTTGTGTCGTGCTGGCTATTCGAAATGATGAGGCGGCGGCCCTAAAGGGTGACAATTTGACCGAACAAGAGGAGCAATATGAGCACATTAAACGTCATTTTGGTGCGTTGGAGCATTCGTTCACCATGTTTACCAAACATGACACCTACTGCATTCTGCTATCCATCCCGGAGTCAGGCTGGGACGAGGCGAAGCTCACCGAGCATCTCACGGGAATGCTTAAACACCTCCATCAGGAGAATGGAATGTGCATGTCGGTTGGCATCGGCAAACCTGCAATGAATGTGCTCGGCGTTCGCCATTCTTACACAGAAGCAGTCAATGCGCTGCAATTCGGCTATCGATTTAAACGCAAACAATTTGTCCAATCCTACCAAGCCAAGGATATCGGATATTTATTCCATATGCTTCCCCACGACGAGCTAAAACAATTTTACGAATCGACTCTAGATGGATTACTGCAAATTGCCGATGAATCCGAAAGAAAAGAGCTGCTCCGTACCCTGAACGCATTTTACGAAACACAATGCCAGCTTGTCGAAACATCCAAACAGCTCTTCGTGCATCGGAATACAGTGGTGTACAGATTGGAAAAGTGTGAACGACTCCTGGATGTTAAACTCAAAGATCCTGCTGAAAGTCTACGAATTCGTATAGCGCTAGCGATCGAACCTTTATTGCTGCAAAAAGTTTAA
- a CDS encoding class I SAM-dependent methyltransferase: MKNEERFSNRVDSYTNYRPSYPKEAIDYLYNSVGLHSNSKIADVGSGTGIFSKLLLERGSYVIAVEPNQAMRAAAEQMLENEPNFQTISGSAESTGLPDRSVEFIVCAQAFHWFDRLAAQTEFRRILQPGGKVVLIWNSRLTSGNSFRVEYDQLLHAYGTDYEKVNHKNISESVLQSFFKEGTMQKANFQMSQQFDFEGLKGRLQSSSYTPVPGHPNYTPMMTELQNIFDRNKREGTVLFDYETDIFWGEV, translated from the coding sequence ATGAAAAATGAAGAACGGTTTTCAAACCGGGTTGATTCCTATACGAACTACCGCCCGAGTTATCCAAAAGAGGCCATTGATTATCTATACAACTCCGTTGGTTTGCATTCGAACAGTAAGATCGCAGATGTTGGTTCAGGTACAGGAATTTTCTCGAAATTGCTTCTGGAACGTGGAAGCTATGTTATAGCCGTCGAGCCGAATCAGGCCATGCGGGCAGCCGCCGAGCAGATGTTGGAGAATGAACCGAACTTTCAGACGATATCAGGCTCTGCAGAATCTACGGGGTTACCTGATCGTTCGGTGGAATTTATTGTGTGCGCACAGGCGTTTCACTGGTTTGACCGCTTGGCAGCACAGACCGAGTTTAGGCGGATTTTACAGCCCGGAGGTAAAGTGGTATTAATCTGGAATTCCCGTCTTACTAGCGGTAACTCCTTTCGTGTAGAATACGATCAGCTGCTGCATGCGTACGGGACCGACTATGAAAAAGTGAATCATAAAAACATTTCTGAGTCTGTGCTTCAATCCTTTTTCAAGGAAGGCACGATGCAGAAAGCGAACTTTCAAATGAGTCAACAGTTCGACTTTGAGGGCTTGAAAGGCAGATTGCAATCATCTTCCTATACTCCTGTGCCCGGGCATCCCAATTATACTCCGATGATGACTGAGCTTCAGAACATATTTGATCGAAATAAACGGGAGGGTACTGTTCTTTTTGATTATGAAACAGATATATTTTGGGGAGAAGTGTGA